In Syngnathoides biaculeatus isolate LvHL_M chromosome 5, ASM1980259v1, whole genome shotgun sequence, the following are encoded in one genomic region:
- the LOC133500996 gene encoding potassium voltage-gated channel subfamily S member 2-like: MTGQVLREPGARAPTEDNVAIRINVGGFKKHLHTDTLSRFPETRLARLLHCQSKESILELCDDYDDAEKEFYFDRNPMLFPYVLNFYNTGRLHVMAELCIFSFSQEIEYWGINEFFLDSCCSGTYHCRKMDQDRVEWEDRSDEGSTTSSFEELLEFYNDASKFDKQLLGSTRRRVWLMLDNPGYSVASRFISIFSILVVLGSIVAMCMNSMSEFSFVDAEGRPTEDPRFEIVEHLGIAWFTLELVARFAVAPELVHFFEHPLNLIDLVSILPFYLTLVINLVVESTPALANLGRVAQVLRLMRIFRILKLARHSTGLRSLGATLRNSYKEVGLLLLYLAVGVSFFSVVAYTVEKEDSEDLSTIPACWWWATVSMTTVGYGDVVPLSIAGKLTASACILAGILVVVLPITLIFNKFSLFYKRQKQLEIAMRSCDFDEGIKEVPSVNLRNYYAHKVKSLMASLSNMSQSSPSEPSLNESIH, encoded by the coding sequence ATGACGGGTCAGGTTCTGAGGGAACCTGGTGCCAGGGCTCCCACAGAGGACAATGTCGCCATCCGCATCAACGTGGGCGGCTTCAAGAAGCATCTCCACACAGATACTCTGTCTCGGTTCCCGGAGACACGACTGGCGCGTCTTCTCCACTGCCAGTCTAAGGAGTCCATACTGGAGCTGTGCGACGACTATGATGACGCAGAGAAAGAGTTTTATTTTGACAGGAATCCCATGCTTTTCCCCTATGTCTTGAATTTCTATAACACGGGCCGGCTGCACGTCATGGCCGAACTGTGCATTTTCTCCTTCAGCCAGGAGATTGAGTACTGGGGCATTAATGAGTTCTTTCTCGACTCCTGCTGCAGTGGCACCTACCACTGTAGGAAAATGGACCAGGACCGGGTAGAGTGGGAAGACAGGAGTGATGAAGGAAGCACCACTTCGTCATTTGAAGAGCTGTTGGAGTTTTACAATGATGCCTCTAAATTCGACAAACAACTGCTGGGGAGCACCCGCAGGCGCGTTTGGTTGATGCTGGACAATCCAGGCTACTCTGTGGCCAGCCGCTTTATCAGCATCTTCTCCATCTTGGTGGTGCTAGGTTCTATTGTCGCTATGTGCATGAACAGCATGAGCGAGTTCAGCTTCGTTGATGCTGAAGGGCGGCCCACGGAGGATCCCCGCTTTGAGATCGTGGAGCACTTGGGCATTGCTTGGTTCACGCTGGAGTTGGTGGCCAGATTTGCCGTGGCCCCCGAACTCGTACACTTCTTTGAGCACCCGCTGAACCTGATTGACTTGGTGTCCATACTTCCCTTCTACCTGACACTTGTCATCAACCTGGTGGTGGAGAGTACCCCGGCACTGGCCAATCTGGGCCGCGTTGCTCAGGTTTTGAGGCTCATGAGGATTTTCCGCATCCTTAAACTGGCGCGCCACTCGACCGGGCTGCGCTCCCTAGGAGCCACCTTGAGAAACAGCTACAAGGAGGTGGGCCTGCTGCTTCTATATCTCGCAGTTGGAGTGTCTTTCTTTTCCGTTGTGGCATACACAGTTGAGAAAGAAGACAGCGAGGACCTGTCCACAATTCCGGCATGTTGGTGGTGGGCCACAGTCAGCATGACCACTGTAGGCTATGGTGATGTGGTGCCATTGTCTATAGCAGGCAAGCTTACAGCCTCGGCCTGCATTCTGGCGGGGATCTTAGTAGTAGTGCTTCCAATCACccttattttcaataaattttcCCTGTTCTACAAGAGACAAAAACAACTGGAGATCGCAATGCGAAGCTGCGATTTTGATGAGGGCATCAAAGAAGTGCCCTCAGTCAACCTGAGGAACTATTATGCACACAAAGTCAAGTCTCTCATGGCCAGCTTGTCAAACATGAGCCAGAGTTCACCCAGTGAGCCCAGTCTTAATGAGTCAATACACTGA